A region of the Bacteroidia bacterium genome:
TAAATTTCATGCATAAATATACTGAAAATCAATGTATTGTGAATTTATTATCGGGTAAGTTATTAACAATCAGTAAGTTACAAAAAGGAGGGCTTTTTAGACAAACTGACGATAGAGGCAAGTAGCTTGGCGGACTCCGCAGTGCTAACGAAGGAGGACGACAACTACAGCCGATAGCGCGACACTACCGCCTTGCACGGCTGTCATTTGATTTTGCAAATTTGTAGGGCGGTAGTGGACCCGCCAAAAAAAATAAAAATTTTCCTAATCAGGGAATCTGAAAAACATCTAACATCTAAGGCCTAACCTCTATTTAAACAACTGCACCATCTCCAAAATTTTTTGTTTGAAGGGTTTCTGAACCGGCAATTCCTTGATCGGGTGCCTGATAACGATAGAATCGACCTTCAACAATTGTATATAGGCAGAATTGACAGCATAACTGCGGTGGATTTTCACGAATTGATTAGGACTTATTTCATCCAAAAAATCATCCATTTTCGTTCGCACCAAATAGGACTGAGAAGCAGTAAACAAAGTCAGGTAAACATTTTCGCTCTGCACATACACTATATCTTTCACCTCCACTTTGTGATAAGCATCGTCCTTTTTTACAAAAATAAAATCCTTGAATTTGGGCTTTAACTTATTTTCTTCCCTTGGTTGGTTATACTGCTCAAAAGCTACTTCGATCGAACTATAAAGCGAATGCTCATCAAAGGGCTTAACCAGGTAACCCAAGGGTTTGGTTAACTTGGCCCTATCCACTGTGGCCTTGTCGGAATTGGCGGTAAGAAAAATAAAAGGAATGGCTTTGTTTTCCTGCATCCATCGAGCCACATCCACCCCATCTTTTGTTTCACCAAGGTTGATATCGATTAGGACAAAATCTATTTCCAGGCTCGTTAAACAATCAATAGCCCTGGCATAACCCGGGGCTGAAAACACAACAGTATAGCCAAGTTTTTCCAAAGCTTCCTTGATGCTGTCGGCAATCAAAAAATCGTCTTCAATTATTCCTATTCGTAAATCGGCCATTCGCTATTTAAACTGAAAGGTAAATGTACTAGGTTTTTGTTGGTATACAAGTTGTCCGCCCAATTGTTGGCTAAGGAGT
Encoded here:
- a CDS encoding response regulator encodes the protein MADLRIGIIEDDFLIADSIKEALEKLGYTVVFSAPGYARAIDCLTSLEIDFVLIDINLGETKDGVDVARWMQENKAIPFIFLTANSDKATVDRAKLTKPLGYLVKPFDEHSLYSSIEVAFEQYNQPREENKLKPKFKDFIFVKKDDAYHKVEVKDIVYVQSENVYLTLFTASQSYLVRTKMDDFLDEISPNQFVKIHRSYAVNSAYIQLLKVDSIVIRHPIKELPVQKPFKQKILEMVQLFK